A stretch of the Argentina anserina chromosome 6, drPotAnse1.1, whole genome shotgun sequence genome encodes the following:
- the LOC126799528 gene encoding senescence-associated carboxylesterase 101-like isoform X2, translated as MTINQFSSGLESANFVLNSDPVDQAWNAIEKQKQINPNAEPSLFSVIQPENPTIIAFGTPPSSLQGQEALVSSSSLKEDNFAHFEFLCNKTNKNFSINQATVKLFQSQYHELLQLKEKLVENSKSKPPPLVIITGQSVGGSVATLFTLWLLQGLLKLPNSKRPLCVTFGSPLLGDEQLGQCVSKFTAWKSCFLHIASNQDPTPKLFISRHPGAYKPFGTYLLCSASGCACLEDPDIILEQLVKTNSQNQGCHYGQILGDLKSKALCTVPNCTDAKMDSLQASLTTQLQAIGILSQLPSTEITALIQRMKKHETKLLIQKKKISDSDKKLNEMKVFMAFLEWYKKESRLHKIGYYDRYRNQGNMADVNVNEYKKKLMNYWEDTVREVENRPQIEGAHLKVRWLHAGAAYRRMVEPLHIADYYKDGGKNYKTEGKRPEHFILLEEWLKKVDKPEATPSKSKRETVGSSLNEDSCFWAHVEEARILCELVKNGSAEEKAPALEKLKKFEEDVYASLKNYALSPEIFLDKSSFMQWWKEYEKVVDQPYSSLLLDFMKHRKYEAYKKGEFICDK; from the exons ATGACCATCAACCA ATTCAGCAGCGGTTTGGAATCGGCCAACTTTGTGTTGAACTCTGATCCGGTTGACCAGGCTTGGAATGCAATCGAGAAACAGAAACAGATCAATCCTAATGCAGAGCCATCTTTGTTCAGTGTAATCCAACCAGAAAATCCTACCATCATAGCTTTTGGAACTCCACCAAGCTCTCTTCAAGGACAAGAAGCCTTGGTCTCATCATCAAGTCTCAAAGAGGACAactttgctcactttgagtttCTCTGcaacaaaaccaacaaaaattTCTCCATCAATCAAGCAACAGTCAAACTCTTCCAGTCACAATACCATGAACTGCTTCAACTGAAGGAGAAG CTGGTAGAGAATAGCAAGAGCAAACCCCCTCCATTAGTAATCATCACTGGACAATCTGTGGGAGGTAGTGTGGCTACACTCTTCACTTTATGGCTGCTGCAAGGGCTCCTCAAATTGCCGAATTCTAAACGGCCCCTTTGTGTTACTTTCGGTTCTCCTCTTCTTGGAGATGAACAACTCGGGCAATGTGTCTCAAAATTCACAGCATGGAAGTCTTGCTTCTTGCATATTGCGTCTAATCAAGACCCTACACCTAAACTTTTTATATCGCGACATCCAGGAGCTTATAAGCCATTTGGGACATACCTGTTGTGCTCGGCATCAGGTTGTGCTTGCTTGGAGGACCCAGATATCATTTTGGAACAGTTGGTGAAAAccaactctcaaaatcaagggTGCCATTATGGACAAATTTTGGGTGATCTCAAGTCTAAGGCATTGTGTACTGTTCCCAACTGTACTGATGCTAAGATGGATTCTCTTCAAGCCAGCCTTACCACACAACTTCAAGCAATTGGAATTCTATCGCAG CTGCCGAGTACAGAGATCACCGCTCTGATTCAAAGGATGAAGAAACATGAAACGAAGttattaattcaaaagaagaagatttcAGACTCGGACAAGAAGTTGAATGAAATGAAAGTTTTTATGGCCTTTTTGGAGTGGTACAAGAAAGAATCCAGACTACACAAAATAGGATACTATGACAGGTACAGAAACCAGGGGAATATGGCTGACGTGAATGTTAACGAGTACAAGAAAAAGCTCATGAATTATTGGGAGGACACTGTCAGAGAAGTTGAGAACAGGCCCCAGATAGAAGGAGCTCATTTAAAGGTTAGATGGCTTCATGCAGGCGCAGCCTACAGAAGGATGGTTGAGCCACTTCACATTGCAGACTACTACAAGGATGGTGGAAAGAACTACAAGACTGAAGGAAAAAGGCCTGAACATTTCATTCTGTTAGAGGAATGGTTAAAGAAAGTAGACAAACCTGAGGCCACCCCAAGCAAATCGAAAAGAGAAACAGTCGGGTCTAGTCTGAATGAGGATTCATGTTTTTGGGCACATGTTGAAGAAGCTCGCATCTTATGCGAACTGGTGAAGAACGGATCAGCTGAAGAGAAAGCACCTGCATTGGAAAAATTGAAGAAGTTCGAAGAGGATGTGTATGCTTCCCTTAAGAATTACGCATTGTCTCCGGAGATTTTCTTGGATAAGAGCAGTTTCATGCAGTGGTGGAAGGAGTACGAGAAAGTTGTTGATCAGCCCTACTCCTCATTGCTGCTGGACTTCATGAAACATCGCAAATATGAGGCGTACAAGAAAGGGGAGTTCATCTGTGATAAATGA
- the LOC126799528 gene encoding senescence-associated carboxylesterase 101-like isoform X1 has translation MTINQFSSGLESANFVLNSDPVDQAWNAIEKQKQINPNAEPSLFSVIQPENPTIIAFGTPPSSLQGQEALVSSSSLKEDNFAHFEFLCNKTNKNFSINQATVKLFQSQYHELLQLKEKLVENSKSKPPPLVIITGQSVGGSVATLFTLWLLQGLLKLPNSKRPLCVTFGSPLLGDEQLGQCVSKFTAWKSCFLHIASNQDPTPKLFISRHPGAYKPFGTYLLCSASGCACLEDPDIILEQLVKTNSQNQGCHYGQILGDLKSKALCTVPNCTDAKMDSLQASLTTQLQAIGILSQQLPSTEITALIQRMKKHETKLLIQKKKISDSDKKLNEMKVFMAFLEWYKKESRLHKIGYYDRYRNQGNMADVNVNEYKKKLMNYWEDTVREVENRPQIEGAHLKVRWLHAGAAYRRMVEPLHIADYYKDGGKNYKTEGKRPEHFILLEEWLKKVDKPEATPSKSKRETVGSSLNEDSCFWAHVEEARILCELVKNGSAEEKAPALEKLKKFEEDVYASLKNYALSPEIFLDKSSFMQWWKEYEKVVDQPYSSLLLDFMKHRKYEAYKKGEFICDK, from the exons ATGACCATCAACCA ATTCAGCAGCGGTTTGGAATCGGCCAACTTTGTGTTGAACTCTGATCCGGTTGACCAGGCTTGGAATGCAATCGAGAAACAGAAACAGATCAATCCTAATGCAGAGCCATCTTTGTTCAGTGTAATCCAACCAGAAAATCCTACCATCATAGCTTTTGGAACTCCACCAAGCTCTCTTCAAGGACAAGAAGCCTTGGTCTCATCATCAAGTCTCAAAGAGGACAactttgctcactttgagtttCTCTGcaacaaaaccaacaaaaattTCTCCATCAATCAAGCAACAGTCAAACTCTTCCAGTCACAATACCATGAACTGCTTCAACTGAAGGAGAAG CTGGTAGAGAATAGCAAGAGCAAACCCCCTCCATTAGTAATCATCACTGGACAATCTGTGGGAGGTAGTGTGGCTACACTCTTCACTTTATGGCTGCTGCAAGGGCTCCTCAAATTGCCGAATTCTAAACGGCCCCTTTGTGTTACTTTCGGTTCTCCTCTTCTTGGAGATGAACAACTCGGGCAATGTGTCTCAAAATTCACAGCATGGAAGTCTTGCTTCTTGCATATTGCGTCTAATCAAGACCCTACACCTAAACTTTTTATATCGCGACATCCAGGAGCTTATAAGCCATTTGGGACATACCTGTTGTGCTCGGCATCAGGTTGTGCTTGCTTGGAGGACCCAGATATCATTTTGGAACAGTTGGTGAAAAccaactctcaaaatcaagggTGCCATTATGGACAAATTTTGGGTGATCTCAAGTCTAAGGCATTGTGTACTGTTCCCAACTGTACTGATGCTAAGATGGATTCTCTTCAAGCCAGCCTTACCACACAACTTCAAGCAATTGGAATTCTATCGCAG CAGCTGCCGAGTACAGAGATCACCGCTCTGATTCAAAGGATGAAGAAACATGAAACGAAGttattaattcaaaagaagaagatttcAGACTCGGACAAGAAGTTGAATGAAATGAAAGTTTTTATGGCCTTTTTGGAGTGGTACAAGAAAGAATCCAGACTACACAAAATAGGATACTATGACAGGTACAGAAACCAGGGGAATATGGCTGACGTGAATGTTAACGAGTACAAGAAAAAGCTCATGAATTATTGGGAGGACACTGTCAGAGAAGTTGAGAACAGGCCCCAGATAGAAGGAGCTCATTTAAAGGTTAGATGGCTTCATGCAGGCGCAGCCTACAGAAGGATGGTTGAGCCACTTCACATTGCAGACTACTACAAGGATGGTGGAAAGAACTACAAGACTGAAGGAAAAAGGCCTGAACATTTCATTCTGTTAGAGGAATGGTTAAAGAAAGTAGACAAACCTGAGGCCACCCCAAGCAAATCGAAAAGAGAAACAGTCGGGTCTAGTCTGAATGAGGATTCATGTTTTTGGGCACATGTTGAAGAAGCTCGCATCTTATGCGAACTGGTGAAGAACGGATCAGCTGAAGAGAAAGCACCTGCATTGGAAAAATTGAAGAAGTTCGAAGAGGATGTGTATGCTTCCCTTAAGAATTACGCATTGTCTCCGGAGATTTTCTTGGATAAGAGCAGTTTCATGCAGTGGTGGAAGGAGTACGAGAAAGTTGTTGATCAGCCCTACTCCTCATTGCTGCTGGACTTCATGAAACATCGCAAATATGAGGCGTACAAGAAAGGGGAGTTCATCTGTGATAAATGA